From a region of the Mesotoga sp. UBA6090 genome:
- a CDS encoding protein O-GlcNAcase: protein MSKLSVVTEPIVKFPFSESADFCRNENVMIDFLKTEGPKELSFINFEIRGVVEGFYGTPWPMEKRREIIKFLGEHGYNLYIYAPKDDQLHRKRWRDMYDEDFKSEFSKLLVEGSTWGLTVVFSVSPGLEVKYSSDADIDIMVSKFIEMADVGVRSFALFYDDIPETLVHEEDMKEFTSLAQAQSFFANTVYRSLKEKVDGISRFIVCPTQYHGKEITEYMRTLGKEIDREISIMWTGSSACSERISAENALLAETAFGRKPLFWDNYPVNDAFMVPELHVGPYEGRDPEIVEHSEGIVLNPMIQPCASKIALGSAAEFLSDPYGFEVEESWSRTIKEIAPSCEKEMKIFCEYYLMSPVHRGQSKRLVDTRDSLGLLISQNSWSQVEELLMQEATRISESAEVLRKMLPASLLEEIEPWILEFSLWGKALRSAAGIVSARLLVLAQTVTEEEISEILNLFTEAESALCELVKVDTISGGVLFRESIQEILIRAKGFTKLLQN from the coding sequence AGAAACGAAAATGTCATGATAGACTTTTTGAAAACAGAAGGACCCAAGGAGTTGAGTTTCATAAATTTCGAGATTAGGGGCGTTGTTGAGGGATTCTACGGTACCCCCTGGCCAATGGAGAAGAGGCGAGAGATCATAAAGTTCTTGGGAGAGCACGGTTACAATCTATACATATACGCTCCGAAAGACGATCAGCTCCATAGGAAGAGATGGCGAGATATGTACGACGAGGATTTCAAGAGCGAGTTCTCAAAATTGCTCGTTGAAGGTTCGACATGGGGACTTACCGTTGTATTTTCCGTCAGCCCTGGACTTGAGGTGAAGTACTCTAGCGATGCAGATATTGACATAATGGTTTCGAAGTTCATCGAAATGGCAGATGTCGGGGTTCGCTCTTTCGCGCTTTTCTACGATGATATTCCAGAGACTCTTGTCCATGAAGAGGACATGAAAGAGTTCACTTCCCTTGCACAGGCCCAATCCTTTTTCGCAAATACAGTGTATAGATCGCTTAAAGAGAAAGTAGATGGTATTTCCAGGTTCATTGTGTGTCCGACTCAGTACCACGGCAAAGAGATCACCGAGTATATGAGAACGCTCGGCAAAGAAATCGATAGGGAAATCTCGATTATGTGGACAGGCTCCAGTGCCTGCTCGGAAAGAATTTCTGCTGAAAATGCCTTGTTGGCCGAAACGGCATTCGGGAGAAAGCCATTGTTTTGGGATAATTATCCCGTAAACGATGCTTTCATGGTCCCCGAGCTTCACGTCGGTCCATATGAAGGGAGAGATCCCGAGATAGTTGAACACAGTGAGGGAATTGTGCTAAACCCAATGATCCAGCCCTGCGCATCGAAAATAGCTCTCGGCTCTGCTGCCGAATTCCTGTCAGATCCTTATGGATTCGAGGTCGAAGAATCCTGGTCTCGCACTATCAAGGAGATTGCCCCGTCGTGCGAAAAAGAGATGAAGATCTTCTGTGAATACTATCTAATGAGTCCTGTTCATCGAGGCCAGTCGAAGAGGCTTGTTGATACTCGAGACTCTTTAGGGCTTTTGATATCTCAGAACAGTTGGTCTCAAGTGGAAGAACTACTAATGCAAGAGGCGACGAGGATTTCTGAATCGGCCGAGGTTCTTAGAAAGATGTTGCCAGCCAGTCTGCTGGAAGAAATCGAACCATGGATTCTTGAATTCTCACTTTGGGGAAAGGCACTTCGTAGTGCGGCAGGAATAGTCTCAGCAAGACTTCTTGTGCTCGCTCAGACAGTGACAGAAGAAGAGATCTCTGAAATCCTTAATCTGTTTACCGAAGCAGAATCTGCTCTTTGCGAACTCGTGAAGGTCGACACGATTTCGGGAGGGGTTCTCTTCAGGGAGTCGATTCAGGAGATTCTGATAAGGGCAAAAGGTTTCACGAAACTTCTCCAGAACTAG
- the murJ gene encoding murein biosynthesis integral membrane protein MurJ, with translation MRKIPRSTSVAAGTIAILTFSILSKGMGFFREMLVAGLFGTSANLDAVFVAMTPATTLSGIIAGALAAIFVPVYHSIRKENPERSKRYAGAVLISGSLVFLTMGVVFLLIPELVIKLFAPGFSDEVVAYAARKLRYLSIYPLIGGIESILGAILKSNRRFIQYGISQLFFNVVAIPVIFFTAPFLSEASYILAWILGNAITVLAYLLQSRELFTLKIGRGTSIVETLYLSLPLIFSGSLGVINNMVDKAFVSLLPPGRVASLQYAHTLLGLITFTISAFQMTAYTELSELVVADDKNRVKERLRKTVTTSLNISLPLAAWIIMMAEPLVKVIYQRGEFDSNSTSLVSMALIGYGALIVLSPISHTCSSYFTARKRLKAITMVSVFSIFLNAFFDWLMLEPFGHAGIAASTSIVVLNATIIYVLLIRREGLNFMPYKRILKLVGFSVAVYLVVLLLKFTTGTTLWLLLGNGLFFSLFFISAKSEIRAISSKIMSLFRRK, from the coding sequence ATGAGAAAGATTCCCAGATCAACATCTGTCGCGGCAGGCACTATAGCGATTCTTACCTTTTCGATTCTATCGAAGGGTATGGGTTTTTTCAGAGAGATGCTCGTCGCCGGACTGTTTGGAACCTCTGCAAATCTAGATGCAGTATTCGTCGCCATGACTCCGGCTACAACGCTTTCCGGGATAATAGCCGGAGCACTCGCGGCCATTTTTGTTCCGGTCTATCATTCAATCAGAAAGGAAAACCCCGAAAGATCAAAGAGATATGCGGGAGCTGTTCTCATTTCTGGTTCACTCGTATTTCTGACTATGGGAGTTGTCTTTCTTCTTATTCCTGAACTGGTTATAAAGCTTTTCGCTCCCGGCTTTTCCGACGAAGTGGTGGCCTATGCCGCCAGAAAGCTGAGGTATCTGTCTATCTACCCATTGATTGGCGGAATTGAAAGCATACTGGGCGCGATTCTGAAATCGAACAGAAGGTTCATCCAGTACGGTATTTCACAGCTTTTCTTCAACGTAGTTGCGATTCCAGTCATATTTTTCACCGCCCCGTTTCTTTCTGAAGCCTCATACATTCTGGCCTGGATACTCGGAAACGCGATTACTGTGTTGGCGTACCTGCTTCAATCAAGAGAGCTATTCACTCTTAAGATTGGCAGGGGGACATCGATTGTGGAAACACTGTATCTTAGCCTTCCGCTAATTTTTTCCGGAAGTCTGGGTGTCATAAACAACATGGTGGACAAGGCTTTCGTTTCGCTCCTTCCGCCTGGCCGGGTCGCTTCTTTGCAGTATGCGCACACGCTTCTCGGATTGATCACTTTCACGATATCTGCCTTTCAAATGACTGCATACACCGAACTATCAGAGCTCGTAGTTGCGGACGACAAGAATAGAGTGAAAGAGCGGCTAAGGAAAACCGTCACAACTTCCCTGAATATTTCTCTTCCTCTTGCGGCCTGGATCATCATGATGGCTGAGCCTCTTGTGAAGGTAATCTACCAGCGGGGAGAGTTTGACTCGAATTCCACAAGCCTTGTAAGCATGGCTCTTATAGGTTACGGGGCGCTAATAGTGCTTTCCCCGATCTCTCATACTTGCTCGAGCTATTTCACTGCAAGAAAGAGATTGAAGGCGATAACTATGGTATCTGTGTTCTCAATCTTTTTGAATGCTTTTTTTGACTGGCTTATGCTTGAACCTTTCGGTCACGCAGGAATCGCGGCAAGCACTTCGATTGTTGTCCTAAACGCCACAATCATCTATGTTCTGCTAATTAGAAGAGAGGGCCTGAACTTCATGCCTTACAAACGAATTCTAAAGCTTGTTGGATTCTCAGTTGCAGTCTATCTTGTCGTTCTCCTTCTGAAATTCACTACAGGCACAACGCTCTGGCTCCTTCTGGGAAATGGCCTTTTCTTCTCTTTGTTCTTCATTAGTGCAAAGAGTGAGATAAGAGCAATCTCATCAAAGATCATGTCGCTTTTCAGAAGAAAGTGA
- a CDS encoding NAD(P)/FAD-dependent oxidoreductase — protein sequence MRDVVIIGAGPAGLFAGISCTTMGRNVTIIEKTSSPGKKLLLSGGGQCNLTNAEPASAMLKRYFGAGRFLRPSLMAFDSNSLKDFFEQRGLQLFSREDGKVFPATYSARDVLEVLLGECEKQGIQIRYGCGARGIELTPSGRFKLSTQAGEINADYLVIAAGGKSYQETGSSGDGYFLAEMLGHSIVSPRPALTSVSIKDFAFSDLAGISLKEAEVTLWRNQKKVNGRREDLLFTHEGFSGPAILHLSREAEPEDIIKVNISGLPREKLEARLIELFTNEGKKLVKTALNSLLDIPDRLLTKIVEISGVGQRSCSKLTKEERKELIRNLFESSFAIERIGDFSQAMVTRGGVSLSEVNPKTMESRLVANLFFSGEVLDFDGETGGYNLQAAFSTGYLAGKTIKGKTSREGNQ from the coding sequence ATGAGAGATGTAGTGATAATCGGCGCCGGCCCTGCCGGACTATTTGCGGGGATAAGTTGCACTACGATGGGAAGAAACGTGACGATTATTGAGAAAACAAGCTCCCCCGGAAAGAAGCTTCTGCTCTCCGGAGGAGGACAATGCAATTTGACGAATGCTGAACCCGCATCTGCCATGCTCAAGAGATATTTTGGTGCGGGAAGATTTCTGAGACCCTCATTAATGGCCTTTGATTCAAATAGTCTGAAGGATTTCTTCGAGCAAAGAGGGCTGCAGCTTTTCAGCAGGGAGGATGGCAAGGTCTTCCCAGCCACATACTCTGCTAGAGATGTACTTGAAGTGCTTCTTGGCGAGTGCGAGAAACAGGGGATACAGATCAGGTACGGCTGCGGAGCCAGGGGAATCGAACTCACTCCTTCGGGTCGGTTTAAGCTCAGCACTCAAGCAGGTGAGATCAACGCGGATTATCTGGTGATCGCCGCCGGAGGGAAAAGCTATCAAGAGACGGGCTCTTCTGGGGACGGTTATTTCTTGGCCGAGATGCTAGGTCACAGCATTGTCTCGCCCAGGCCCGCGCTTACCTCGGTTTCGATTAAGGATTTCGCATTCTCAGATCTGGCCGGAATCTCACTGAAAGAAGCTGAGGTCACGTTATGGAGAAATCAGAAGAAGGTAAACGGTCGGAGAGAAGACCTTCTCTTCACCCACGAAGGTTTTTCGGGGCCGGCAATTCTACATCTTTCCAGAGAAGCAGAGCCAGAAGACATCATAAAGGTAAACATTAGCGGTCTCCCCCGTGAGAAACTCGAAGCCAGACTGATAGAGCTCTTCACCAACGAAGGCAAGAAGCTTGTAAAGACTGCTCTAAATTCCCTGCTGGACATCCCGGACAGACTCCTTACGAAGATTGTGGAAATCTCAGGGGTCGGTCAAAGGTCATGTTCAAAACTGACAAAAGAGGAGAGAAAGGAGCTGATTAGAAACCTCTTCGAGTCAAGTTTCGCCATAGAAAGAATCGGAGACTTCTCTCAGGCGATGGTCACAAGAGGAGGAGTCTCTTTATCAGAAGTCAATCCCAAGACAATGGAATCGAGACTTGTTGCCAATCTCTTCTTTTCGGGAGAAGTTCTGGATTTCGATGGCGAGACAGGAGGCTACAATCTGCAGGCGGCCTTCTCGACTGGTTATTTGGCCGGCAAGACGATTAAGGGTAAGACGTCCAGAGAGGGAAATCAATAA
- a CDS encoding cob(I)yrinic acid a,c-diamide adenosyltransferase has product MSISTGTGDGGETSLWSGERIEKDSARVEAYGTIDELSSFLGEATHFSTEEVAHHLIKIQRSLFKAAGQLASKDVDYVEPIEEVDVQLITELVHRYESEVKLDGFVIPGSTVASSKLDICRSVARRAERRVIALSRTEKVDSLLLKYINRLSDLLFMFARYEEYKAGKIVYKRDIK; this is encoded by the coding sequence TTGAGTATAAGTACTGGAACTGGTGATGGAGGGGAAACGAGCCTCTGGAGTGGAGAAAGGATAGAGAAAGACAGTGCGCGTGTTGAAGCGTATGGAACGATAGACGAGTTGAGTTCTTTCCTCGGTGAAGCTACGCATTTCTCCACAGAAGAAGTTGCCCATCATCTAATCAAGATTCAACGTTCGCTATTTAAGGCTGCCGGCCAGCTTGCGTCGAAAGATGTCGATTATGTTGAGCCGATTGAAGAGGTCGATGTCCAATTGATCACCGAGCTAGTGCACAGATACGAGTCGGAAGTGAAACTCGACGGATTCGTGATTCCCGGGAGCACTGTTGCTTCCTCGAAGCTTGATATTTGCAGAAGTGTAGCCAGGAGAGCAGAAAGGCGGGTAATCGCGCTCTCGAGAACCGAAAAGGTCGACAGCCTCTTACTGAAATACATCAACAGGCTTTCCGATCTTCTCTTCATGTTTGCAAGGTACGAAGAATATAAGGCTGGTAAGATTGTCTACAAGAGAGATATAAAGTAA